TTAAGAGATcgaattccaattccttggtaatctaATCtttcaaatcttgatcaatagccaatttcttggtcaattgctcatgagaaaaGATGAAGTATGgccactgattataccacatgcattcccaaatcaagtattggtaggattatagtcacatatccatccaaacccaatttgatccagcatgagaaagcatttctagcatgatctcttcattcctcttccaagattccgaagagatccaaatatgaatagtttcttttcaaagataagtacccaattggatgaagattgaaagctttctaataaaatcaagagaaaagataaaaaaagaagaatgaaaactaatattgatccatgaaattacagcagagctccctaacccaatgaaaggggtttagttgttcatagctctgaaaattgaaaacaaagatggagaatacatcatgaAAGTGAAACTAGAAGTTGCAGAGAAAGtaaatacagagagtagttctATGCCCAAGGCTCCCTAAAGTTCCAACCCCTTtctaattcaaagctactcctatatatactactcttctgatCTTCTAGTTGGTTCTTCAAATCTTGGGTGTGGGCCTcttggatcttgagtttgaagcagttaTCCTCTTTATTGGGCTTAGATTTGCTTGTAGAGAGAAAAATGTGAAGTAGGCAGGGACTTTGGCTTAGGACGTTAGTGATGTCAACGTTAAGTGAAagtgtgggttcgagaacgttagtgacaatcacctttttcactaatgTTTCTCACCCAAATATGATCACGTtgacttcaacgttagtggtactaacgtgaccactaacgttaactcttggtccttcgcatacgttattgggacttacctttcccaataacgtggTGAGTCACCCCTTCtccctacgttagagtccacgttaactaggttaacgtggcttctaacgtagtGATGCCAatccttcgagaacgttagtgacacttacctttgtcactaacgttccagtGTGCCCCTActtcccacgttagagtccacgttaactaggttaacgtggcttctaacgtagtAATGCtagccatctccaacgttagtgacaaaggtgagtgtcagtAACGTTCGCTCATCATCTCTTTatccacgttagcttccacgttaacaaagttaacgtgggagttaacgttgCTCATGGTGGCTCTTAAGTGTTcattccaacgttagtgacaaaggtaagtgtcactaacgttgtcgatcAATTGCTCTctccacgttagcttccacgttaactaagttaacgtaggagttaacgtggcttatGGAGgcttggccaacgttagtgacaaaggtgaatgtcactaacattggcttctcttttgcttcttaacgttagagtccacgttaactaagttaacgtggccaaTTATGAGCTTGGttcaacgttagtgacaaaggagagtgtcactaacgttggccttgttgtcttcttccacgttagagttcacattaacttagttaacgtgactcttaacgtgggctatgatggcttcgagggCGTTATTGGCGATTACCTTTCTCACTAACTTTGCAAGCTagctcccattccacgttagagGTCACGTTAGTTAAACTAACGTGGctgctaacgtggttcttctttgcttcttttgtcctgaaatcaagcaacaaagtgcatcaaagttctagtacAAGTCATGAGTCATGCCTCATCCAATTTGTCAtataattcatgcaaaattctcatgaaatcatgtaaagtgcacaatgtatgcttgaatcaagatgtaagtgaatatccacccaaaactatcttatttcttaagaaaatgcatgaaactaccctaaaaacagtaaagataggtcagtgaaactggccaaaatgccctggcatcactcagtaaaacaaggcctcaatcatataagtgcatgcgtacatcaaataatggaaatatagaattaagcaagacaaagatcacaattttagagagagaaacacacaccaaaaataaaatattggctgataaaatgcaaccaatcaaataggctcaaaatctcgctggttttgtgtgttcgagctctaaactatgttccaaaataatatttcttcaaacaagtttttcaaaaagttttattcaaattagtgaaatactatataaaaatttcttgaaaaagaaaatattactttaaccaagtggtaaaatatgcacaaaaagaaacaaacatgcaaatgcaacaatgaaaaatgaaaattggtgttgagaaggggctaactaacccgtggagatcggtattgacctccccacacttaaagattgcaccgtcctcggtgcatgctgagaagTACAGGTGGGCGGgtgttgtggttcctcagctgttGCTCGTTGTAGAAGCTTTCACCTTACCCATtctggtggccagcctgaaaaaggGATAAAAGAAAGGGATATGAAGTCAAAGGTGTAGAGCAAAGAGGAGGGCGGTACGAGTGATTATCATGCCAAGTAAGGAAAATAGTGAATGGAagacatggtcgcgattccatgtgatcagttcatcaatggaaatatagcaaggcatggggagtattggatgcaagatgtttattagcatgccggcaagggcatgagtagcatagatcaagcatcaaaagctttaatgtattgttagtcgtaagaaactaacaataacgtttgtaatgacaattatatttaattaataaaatataaaaagggttttgtgaaaagcaagcatttatagtagaagattaaaagaaatcttaaaaatagtgtacaatgccatacgggcatTTTCACAagcacatagcatgcatggtaaataagctggttgaaagtattaaattgagcATGCAAGTAAccctttaaaaagtaatatataattgtcaaataatccacaaaaatatagaaaaacaatgacccaaataaaattccaacaccaatgaaaataatgcaataaatgaaagtatgcaattaagtaagagaaaatgaaagataagaagaatgagaagggaaagaagtgagtaagaaaggagggagggaaaaattaggattggggaagaaaagataaaatattttggcatattaggttaaggtgtgcgacgctggcgacgcggtcgcgtgggtgacgcggccgcgtggtgCGCAATAAGGTCAGCCGACGCGGACGCGTGTGTCACGCGATCACGTTActtgatttgtgctagtggcgcgagtgcagcctcgcattcgcacaactctctgtttgaattgcattttgccaaaaatctgggtgacgcggtcgcgtgggtgacgcgatcgcgtggatggccatttttgaaagacgatgcggccgcgtggggcacgcgttcgcgtgggagggcttgggcttctagcacgagtccagacgaattccagcacaactttcggtcATGCACCTTCTTGACGTCGATTTTCATGGCACGCGGCCGCGcaggtgacgcggtcgcgtgggaggccaaagttccacatgacgcggtcgcgtgggagacgcggtcgcgtggggtcaaattatgctaaaggcgtgcctccagccacgcttttgcgtgactctctgttcaattatTTTCTCCCCAACGCactagtgacgcggacgcgtcagcgacgttGCCGCGTCGTGTGCGTGTTTTCCCCcctttttttgtaaaaatgcagaatgcaatgcttaatatgaatgctatgcatgattccaggttcaataaaataaaataaatctcaaaaacaaacaaaactaaataaaattaaaattgcaaaatgaacgatcataccatggtgggttgtcttccacctagcacttttagttatagtccttaagttggacatttgatgaacTTCCTGCTAGGGTGACTTGTGCTTGTATTGATCCAGGAATCCtcaccaatgtttgtacttccaacagcctccgggatcccaaactaggcgcagaaagccttcaagcaagttaaagcaagtgacaaggcgcCAAGAGTGGTGATTAGTAGAATAGATTCCTCGGTCCCAGATCTTgcctttgcacccgtcttttggttgagcaatattgttccatccgggtggcaagcagtctgaattctaacgtaagcggccaaacaacttcctagacccattcagttgagctttacaccaacctttgcgtttaaactttgagcacataaccatgttgaaccttgcaggacaatacttaccactaaccatcttcctcttacacTTGTtgccacagagagctctaagttgaccatccgtctccagtagcccatattcaagtgggattagaaagctaagggatatgaattttacccacttgaatgttgtgatggatgatggcaacttagggggaggggtttctaatgaacttgcaagctccactcctttgtgttcttctttgacaactaccacctctttgcaagcttcttcaatatcaacctcttcttcttggtagctctcttctaattcaatctcttcttcattgctaaccaagggtatgggaggttgtgctttttctttttgaatctccatctcttgatcaacctcttccaagtcttcaaccatgatatgccttggaggttgtacaccctcctcaacaataatttcaaactccttagaagaGGGTTCTGTGACTTAAGGTTCCTGTgaaggttctgcatctcctaaatcttcaaccacttcttcctctgcaactattatggctttctccacttgttccagtgcaaagtcatgctccttattgtccactggagtctctagtgtctccttcatgctacgttcttcattagattctccacatgaagccatgggggtttcttgagtgtccgaacgtctagaaggtaattgatttattgcttgctccaattgatgaagggttgcatgaaattgatctactgtttccttgaaatgatcccttgactcttgttcctccttgatgattacCTTTCCATGATAACTCCCTTTAATTACTCCTTCACCTTCAAGGGTCtcttctaccttcacctttagtgcctcctctagctcttTATGACGTATGGATTTGCGAAGACgatcctctctctcttgttccatatcaatagcatcatggggatcatcttgctcttggattgatggatgtgggtgctttTCCATGGATGttggtgatgggatgggtggagcattatgtggttgaaaaggaagtgcactagagcttgagggttgattgttgaaggtattTGGTGGTCTGATTCGGGCggcgagagcttgtatagtagagtttagatcGGTAAATGCTTTTTCCATGGAGGGTTTGgatggataggagggttcatttgttgggagaaggggttcatggtaggaaggtggtttaTCTCgataatgataaggagatggtgtatattgaggtggtggttctgggtatggttcatagggtggttggtgtggtgaataaggattggggtcatatggaggtgaatggtggaaaggggcttgtgagtgtggtggttcaaagttatgttgtgaggatggtctgtaggcacggggtggggcttgttggtagttacaaggttgtccaccatatctttcagctgggtatgcattgtagaatggtcgttgtccatgatatcttggagggtgttgttgcctaaagggttgattagatcctcttggctccatccatccttgattggtctgagcttgatgcatattcctgctgtggtttctatttccttcaacaaagttagaaccaaactcaaagcgagaggggtgagaattcatagtagttatcagaaataagggggaaaaaaaaaaacaaataaacaagcaaaagaaaatttattatatattttttttgaaaaatatttacaataaccaataataaggcacacgtttgcaattccccggcaacggcgccattttgacgttaggatttttgatagtaaagaattttataaaaatattcgcgttgtagatatagcttctaaactaacagaaatcccttcgtacaaaagttttggttgtcacaagtaacaaacccctttgaaattgataaccgagtattcaaacctcgggtcgtcttctcaaagaattgcagggaggtatgttcttattattggttatgaaaaagtgtgttttgggatttttggattaaggtaaaaggttagttgaatgacaagtaaaataaaataataataataactggaaaataaacctttggcaaggtacaagaactagaaatcctatccttatcaattgtgatgagaattggattgtaatcccacttagttaacccttactaaacaagggaaggtcaagtggactaattaatttgatacctaaagtcctagtctttcctttggaaaggctagagttattggaacccaaattaattagcaactcccaatttcaaccactgctttatttgacagctcaagtgtcaccaattacttaaccaaagccaaaaggttaacagaaaaatccaaattatttatataaataaaagacacaaatcatagatctgaaaatacctcaaattatatttaaataagaaaatcaatccaaacatggaacattgaaaataaataaatacaaagaacctgggattgagagtcactcctaagactaagagaagtcctaaatcctaatcttaatcctaagagagaggagagaacctctctcactaaaactaaatcatggaaaagtgaattatgaaagcctCCCCTGAATCTCTGCAAGTTCGCTGACAttaatctgtgtttttgggccgaaaattgggttgaaatgcggcccagaatctctgccagcgacttttgtaattctgcagatcgcgcacgtcacgcgatcgcgtcatccatgcggacgcgtcattcgtgtttttccctgccacgcgttcgcgtcgtccacgcttccgcgtcacttgtgcttttccaatccgcccagtcgcgtgagccatgcgatcgcgtcactctgatttcttctaTTTCACGTGGTcccgtgagccatgcgaccgcgtgacatttcgctggtcatctcctcaattctttgtattccttccatctttgcacacttcttcttcattctctaagccattattgccctatgaagcctgaaacacttaacacacagatcaaggcatcgaatggtaataagagaggattaatattagctaaattaagaccaaagaagcatgttttcaatcatgtaataattttaggaaggaaatataaatgcatgctaattatatgaataagtgggtaaagatcatgataaaaccacacaattaaacacattgtaaaccataaaatagtggtttatcaagatTCTTTTTTAGTCTTGTTACACCATATGATCACcaacaagtttggtgttaccaACGTTGCTTGCATGGGAAATTGAGTGGTCGATTGATTTGTATTCATGAAAAGCATTTAGTTatttcaaaaacaaaagaaaaagattttaatagTAGCTATTTCACACTTTAATTCTTTCCACCAAAAATTCAATTGACCAATTTACATTCCTTTTGACTTGTATAGAAAATCAAAAGGGGTATTGATGGTACTTGATAGGACAATCAAGGAAGGGAGATTCGGCCACTATACCAAGGAAACCTCACACTTGTCTTCAAGGGGAATATCTTTggaagtgttgccatgcaaTATTGGGAGTTGGATATCCTTGGAGACCGAACCAAGACCCTCATAAAAGGGGTGATCCTCGTGCTCATCCAAGGCCAAACCCCAACCGTCCGTCATTAAAACAACACTATCAATCCACACCTTTCAAACAACCATCATTTTTCTATATAAATGATCCCCATTCTACAACCTCTCTGTACACACTTCTTGTTCTCATTCAGCTCCCTTCCTTCTCTCAAGCACACACACTTCATCCCCCACCAAAAGTCCATACACACCCTCCCAGCTACATCTTGTGAGCCGCAAACATACCAACCATCACTCTTGGCTTCATCTAGCTCTAAAAGGCAAAAAGGGAAGGAACCTATAGAGCAGCCTCCATTTGATGAAAAGAAATTTAGGACCTTTTACCATGTACTACAATTTGGGTGGATGGCTGATAAAGAAGTCATATATGAGTTAGGCTTTCAAGTCACAAAAACTGAATGCCCCGAAATCACAGAGAAGGTGGAAAAACGTCGGTGGGAGCTCCTCACAGATCCGATTACAAGGGTGAACGCAACTCTGGTAagagagttttatgcaaatgcgGTTAGACATGACAAGGCAGATGAATCCTATACAAGTTTTGTGAGAGGGGTAATGATAGATTTTAGTCCCATGAGCATCATGAGAGTGCTAAAGCTGCGAACCATACCATTTACAGAAGAGAGTTATCATTTAAGAATAGATAACAACCCTAACCACGACCAGATTATGAAAGTCATCTGTGTGCAGGGAGCAGATTGGGACAGAGACCCCATGGGAAACCCAGATTTATAAAAAGAGGAGACCTCCTTCCTGAGGCTAAGGGGTGGTTCGAAATTGTAAGGAGATCCATCCTCCCAACCGAAAACAACTCAGAGGTAAACCTTAAGAGAGCAACAATGGTGCAATGCAtaatgaaggaaggagaaatCAAGGTTCATGAACTCATAGCCAAGGCATTCGGAAGATGGCTGAGAAGAGTGATTCTGGAGGAAGGTTAGGCTACCCCAGCACTATTCTCCGTCTTTGAAATAAGGCTGGGATGGTGTTCGAAGATGGAAATCCCGAATGGATCAAAGTTGGTCTTCCAATTACTTTTCGTCGGATGCATGTTGCTGCACCTCCCCTACCTCAACGAAGACTAAGAAAGATGCCAACCTATCGAGCTGAAGAAGGACAGCATCCACAGGAGCAAGCCCCAGCCACCTTAGACATGCACCAATTACAAGAGGCTATTGATACCTTGTCAAGGCAATGCATGGAAAATCAAGGGGCACAGAAGGAGCTTCAAATGCAAATAATGGACCATCAAGAAGAGTCACTCTCTAGATGGATGAATCAACAAGGGGAATGGCAAAAACAAATGATGAAACAGCAATTGGAACAAGGGAGACAATGGAGTGAGTCCTTCCACAACCTGAaccaaaagcaagatcaacaacaagaagccaTCCAAAAGCTAATCAACATCCAAACACATCAAGGTGCACACATTCATGAGATGCATCGGAAACAAAGAGAACAGGTAGATCTTTTCGATGAATACAGAGCATTTTTGGAAGGGGTTTATATGAGTGAGATAGGATactgatgtgtggaaagcgatccaacacaaaactcaccggcaagtgtaccgggtcgcatcaagtaataataactcacaagagtgaggtcgatcccacagggattgaaggattgagcaattttagtttagtgggtggtttagtcaagcaaatcaagtgttggttgagtgatttgtgtttaacagaaagtaaatgacagtaaatgtaaaggggaaaggggaatgtgcagtaaattgagaaacagagaagtaaaatttcagaaacttaaagaacaagaaattaaatgactgaaacttaaagtgcaagaaaggtaaattgcagtaacttaaatggcaagaaagataaattgctagaatgtaagagggaattgaggaatgggattgcaagatctaaacaagaaaaagtaaattgcagcaaatAAAGAGATTAGAACTTGAAATGAGAGCAATGAGAATTAAATCagcaaggaaataaaatgcagcaaggttcataGAAGAACCAAGAGccaaattgggtctcaggtctcaagagactaggtagcagagcctagatctctatttgccttcctagatccaaacgaacaaagcaaattgacaagaaaattagaagaagaagcagtagaagaaaaTGTAacagattcaattatgcagaaaaagagttgaagagaatttgaatgggaattgagacagaatttcctcaatttctcacacccaaatctcagaaacagaagagtaaaattCCTCAGGCAAGAacgagggagaagagagatcaattccctccccaattctcaggaATCTCAACAGAAAGCtagaaataaaaattcaaaagtgaaggTAAAAGTGAAAATTCACCCAAGGTGCATAAAGGTAgctaaaagttttttttttttacatcaaactaactactatttatacactttctactcttggattttgggatttggatgggcttttggattgatgaagaaatgaattcaaattaatttttaatttgaattcttGGCCCAAaatccactcccaggaggctgccctgcccttgtggagggcagggcagaaaattgatgcttgggctAGCAATTGGTGCGGCCATGATGCGTGTTGGTGCAAGTTTGGTgcgcccttggtgcgccagaggctgccctgcccgcgccaagggcagggcgggaaagctGCTGCGCCAGAACGTGATGCGTGCGTGCGCTTGGTGCCGCCAGAATTGAGAggcgcgcgtgcgcgtgctgcacGTTGATGCGTGGATGATGCCAGAtttgaggagcgcgcgtgcgcgcgaagCAAGTTGACGCGCGGATGCTCCCTGcccgtgccaagggcagggcaggaatggtttggtgcgccaggaagcaaagttggtgcgccaaggtcttgtgtgtgatgcgccaatttcaaatgctgccctgcccgcgccaagggcagggcaaggttcccaatctcatggcccgtgttcgaatctggtggcttgcaaacacgctactttttcttttgattcttTGGCACGCTAGTGGGTGTTAGAGCTTGGCTTCTtcatggtcccttgttcgaaacttgtggcttgcatgggtgtcattttcccttgaatttctttcctcatggagcccgatcctgctctccacaagggcagggcagagtttgcttctcttggctccaaggcaccattttgtgctctgcccttggagtgggcagggcaaggttgccttgtcttggtttggttacatgatgctgccctcctagagggcattctacccttgtggagggcaaggttgcttccccatTATAATGCGGCACGCCTcctcttgattcggccacgcttttctttctttggctACACTTCTTATGCCAcgctttcccttttcttttcttttcttcacctaaaataaaccaaacaaccactcaaagcatcactaaattcaagaggcttataaatcaattaaaatgcaattaaaattagcttaaacctcatgatttatcattaatttcatagtggttgcttgatttagagaagttatgcattttcactccaaatcactaacttaggatgcaagaaagtgcataaatgctaacaaaacaagtgaaattagcttgaaaaatgggtatatgatgacttgtcatcacaacaccaaacttaaaccttgcttgtccccaagcaagcatcaaaactaagagtaaatgatatgaataagaagagaatacaaatccttattatgcagatagcagaacttcaatttatgggacatttatgcagacaatgatactcacttattgttgctgctgcataatacacattttgcatccaaggtttgctaaacttgctgttataagactctcCTTTTGATCACTCCCTTGGTAACTTTTCTTGGTTtacaatgctttaacaagctttttattctttaagaggtttggtgttaaatgttgcagcttagcctttggcttcattttcttttattttgctcaacatctttccaccacagacacttagctcactaattcttcctaggatcattgatgcccagcatctctttggatcactaagtgctttgtatctaagttgctctttattgtggattttcaattggccatcccaaatcagttgatctaagtgaccgggtttcaaaataccccttagaatttactcatccaagcagatctcagtacaagaacaccacaggcatttgtcctagggtccaaaccattggtgtccaacctttattctttgtttttcttgccattttggctttttctttcttccttttctttctgttttgttaccaagggtgtttcattattgataaaggtctatgtaacagcaagctaacttataattgaatgagaatgatatcatgcaacacttatttcatgagttatacatttaatcaaacacatgtgccaccaccaacttccattcatactcatgcaacattggatttttctttttcaattcaaaccaaactcttttatttaagcatatgggaaaccaagcaatatttaaagctaagtgatggatacaagcattatgcagactcaTCATTTTTCCAAACAAtctcacttgcaactagataaacactttagcaaggcATACAATGGTTTCTATGTTCGAAACAGTatacagcagcaaggattaagttcagatacaacctttgtagttgcagccctttgatttttctttctgctaTGTTCCCTTTGAGTCAAAATGAATAGTGTCTTCAATTATTgattcatgtcctgcataatcctcaaagttgcttgcttctcaagcccttgaTCATATGGTTAGTAAGCATAACTGAGTGtggtttcaggatttgttttggtgtgtgaacaccaaacttaattgttttgtcactgtctcagatgtacaaagttaaccatatttgaaaccatgtatccttgctaaaggttaatggaattaaagctagaaaacaatttaacagttgagtaatgtggttgattgcttggagttAGAATcttgcaagaggtgagaatgtattaaatgatatttttggtggaacaccaaacttagaagttttcattcttcctcaaattgttttggtgtgcaacaccaaacttagctccttgcaatccataccaattactcaacatttttattgaaaagctatgaaaagaaactacctcaggttgggttgccataggttcttttccggaccttctttttgagcttgaggaggccattgaaggttgaagtgaaaagaaagaggaaataagagtagaagaaatatgtgttgtgtttggggtgaactttggttcggttttgatgTGTGGGGTAAGGAAGAAATATGTTGATTTCACATGAAAGTGGTTTAAAGCCAAGTGTAGGCCGTGTTGGTGCAACGGCTATTTATAGGCCatgtttccaagcttttcaacaaaaccacaatgaatgaatgaagaagggACCGTGAGTGTTCATGAAGGGTTGAGATTGGTTTGCTCTTTCAAGGAATGCATGAGATGGACGGCttgcatgcatggttgaggcttgacgaggattctcctcccattggttgcatgcacttcggtgtccaatgttgcatgcatgcagattttgttccccatgagcacgttctcctaggcacatgtgacctcccTTACATAGCtcctcctagccgtggcccctccttgagcttgtcttactttttttttttcctgcaTGAATCAAAGCAGCTAGTCTTAGATCATTAATAAGGTTGTTGGCAATTAGTTTGTATTAAAGAGAAAGAATTGTTTTG
The genomic region above belongs to Arachis stenosperma cultivar V10309 chromosome 5, arast.V10309.gnm1.PFL2, whole genome shotgun sequence and contains:
- the LOC130980767 gene encoding uncharacterized protein LOC130980767, which translates into the protein MVFEDGNPEWIKVGLPITFRRMHVAAPPLPQRRLRKMPTYRAEEGQHPQEQAPATLDMHQLQEAIDTLSRQCMENQGAQKELQMQIMDHQEESLSRWMNQQGEWQKQMMKQQLEQGRQWSESFHNLNQKQDQQQEAIQKLINIQTHQGAHIHEMHRKQREQVDLFDEYRAFLEGVYMSEIGY